From Herbiconiux flava, one genomic window encodes:
- a CDS encoding NADP-dependent isocitrate dehydrogenase, producing MSKIKVEGTVVELDGDEMTRIIWQAIKDTLIHPYLDVNLEYYDLGIEHRDATDDQVTIDAAHAIQKHGVGVKCATITPDEARVEEFGLKKMWKSPNGTIRNILGGVIFREPIIISNIPRLVPGWNKPIIIGRHAFGDQYRATDFVFKGKGKLTVEFTPDDGSEPMKFDVYDAPDDGIAQVQYNQDASIRDFARASLNYGLTRNYPVYLSTKNTILKAYDGRFKDIFQEIFDTEFKEQFEAAGLTYEHRLIDDMVASAMKWEGGYVWACKNYDGDVQSDTVAQGFGSLGLMTSVLATPDGKVVEAEAAHGTVTRHYRQHQAGKPTSTNPIASIFAWTRGLAHRGKLDGNQELIDFSLALEDVVIKTVESGKMTKDLALLVGPDQPYQTTEEFLATLDANLQERMAA from the coding sequence TTGTCCAAGATCAAGGTTGAAGGCACGGTCGTCGAACTCGACGGCGACGAGATGACCCGCATCATCTGGCAGGCCATCAAAGACACGCTGATCCACCCGTACCTCGACGTGAACCTCGAGTACTACGACCTCGGCATCGAGCACCGCGACGCCACCGACGACCAGGTGACGATCGACGCGGCGCATGCCATCCAGAAGCACGGTGTCGGCGTCAAGTGCGCCACCATCACCCCCGACGAGGCACGCGTCGAGGAGTTCGGCCTGAAGAAGATGTGGAAGTCGCCCAACGGCACGATCCGCAACATCCTCGGCGGCGTCATCTTCCGCGAGCCGATCATCATCTCGAACATCCCGCGCCTGGTGCCGGGCTGGAACAAGCCGATCATCATCGGCCGTCACGCCTTCGGCGACCAGTACCGCGCCACCGACTTCGTCTTCAAGGGCAAGGGCAAGCTCACGGTCGAGTTCACCCCCGACGACGGTTCCGAGCCGATGAAGTTCGACGTCTACGACGCCCCCGACGACGGCATCGCGCAGGTGCAGTACAACCAGGACGCCTCGATCCGCGACTTCGCGCGCGCCTCGCTGAACTACGGTCTGACCCGCAACTACCCGGTCTACCTCTCGACGAAGAACACCATCCTGAAGGCCTACGACGGTCGCTTCAAGGACATCTTCCAGGAGATCTTCGACACGGAGTTCAAGGAGCAGTTCGAGGCCGCCGGCCTCACCTACGAGCACCGCCTCATCGACGACATGGTCGCTTCGGCCATGAAGTGGGAGGGCGGCTACGTCTGGGCCTGCAAGAACTACGACGGCGACGTGCAGAGCGACACCGTGGCGCAGGGCTTCGGCTCGCTGGGCCTCATGACCTCGGTTCTCGCCACGCCCGACGGCAAGGTCGTCGAGGCCGAGGCGGCGCACGGCACGGTCACGCGGCACTACCGCCAGCACCAGGCCGGCAAGCCGACCTCGACCAACCCGATCGCCTCGATCTTCGCCTGGACCCGTGGGCTCGCCCACCGCGGCAAGCTCGACGGCAACCAGGAGCTGATCGACTTCTCGCTGGCCCTCGAAGACGTCGTGATCAAGACGGTCGAGTCGGGCAAGATGACGAAGGACCTGGCGCTGCTCGTCGGGCCCGACCAGCCGTACCAGACGACCGAGGAGTTCCTCGCGACGCTCGACGCGAACCTGCAGGAGCGCATGGCGGCCTAG
- a CDS encoding YrdB family protein: MSDVPAQPRIRVNDVVRLLVELFAFFTFGFWGFVAWPFPWNLGLGIATPLFAILIWAFFLSPKAVIHIDAFGRALVEIVLLGSAALAWLMLGQPLVALVFGLVAVASGVVAGRRNLQ, encoded by the coding sequence GTGTCCGATGTCCCCGCCCAGCCCCGTATCCGCGTGAACGACGTCGTCCGCCTGCTCGTCGAGCTGTTCGCCTTCTTCACCTTCGGCTTCTGGGGCTTCGTGGCCTGGCCCTTCCCCTGGAACCTGGGGCTCGGCATCGCCACTCCCCTCTTCGCGATCCTGATCTGGGCGTTCTTCCTCTCCCCCAAGGCCGTCATCCATATCGACGCCTTCGGACGTGCGCTGGTCGAGATCGTGCTGCTGGGCTCGGCGGCCCTGGCCTGGCTGATGCTCGGGCAGCCTCTCGTGGCGCTCGTCTTCGGACTCGTGGCGGTGGCCAGCGGAGTCGTGGCCGGACGGCGGAACCTGCAATGA
- a CDS encoding N-acetylglucosamine-6-phosphate deacetylase — protein sequence MTVLVHGARKLDADGIVDDFWLLTSGSTIAATGTSDSWRATGVMPPDADVVDARGAWLTPGFIDLHAHGGGGFSFDDGADAIRSALAVHRAHGTTRSVISLVANPPHVLAASLDAIARIAAGDPLVLGSHLEGPFLAPSRKGAHNPDFLGVPTHHVLKQLLEASEGRLVQITLAPELPGALEAIGTFASSGTVVAIGHTDAGYDLTREAVDRGATLLTHAFNAMPGIHHRDPGPVAAALDDPRVTLELIADGVHVHPAVLALAFAAAPGRIALVTDAMAAAGAPDGAYLLGTLPVTVRDGVATLTPGVAPAAAAAAAGPAPGAVADPAITPGGAAAAAGTSAEGAGRASVAPTIAGSTLTQDAALRTAVAAGVDPIAAVTALTATPARVLGRPDLGRLAPAHAADLVLLTPTFEVTHVWAAGRPVAVT from the coding sequence ATGACCGTGCTCGTCCACGGCGCCCGCAAGCTCGACGCCGACGGCATCGTGGACGACTTCTGGCTGCTCACCTCCGGCTCCACCATCGCCGCGACGGGCACGAGCGACTCGTGGCGGGCGACCGGGGTGATGCCGCCCGACGCCGATGTCGTCGACGCCCGCGGCGCGTGGTTGACCCCCGGTTTCATCGACCTGCACGCGCACGGCGGCGGCGGATTCTCCTTCGACGACGGAGCCGACGCCATCCGCTCGGCCCTCGCGGTGCACCGCGCCCACGGCACCACCCGCTCGGTGATCTCGCTCGTCGCCAACCCGCCGCACGTGCTCGCGGCCTCCCTCGACGCCATCGCCCGGATCGCCGCCGGCGACCCGCTCGTGCTCGGCTCGCACCTCGAAGGGCCGTTCCTCGCGCCGTCCCGCAAGGGCGCACACAATCCCGACTTCCTCGGCGTGCCCACGCACCACGTGCTGAAGCAGCTGCTCGAAGCGTCCGAGGGCCGGCTCGTGCAGATCACCCTCGCACCCGAGCTCCCCGGCGCCCTCGAGGCGATCGGCACCTTCGCGTCGTCCGGCACGGTCGTCGCCATCGGGCACACGGATGCGGGCTACGACCTCACCCGCGAGGCCGTCGACCGCGGCGCCACCCTGCTCACCCACGCCTTCAACGCCATGCCGGGCATCCACCACCGCGACCCCGGACCGGTCGCCGCCGCCCTCGACGACCCCCGCGTCACCCTCGAGCTGATCGCCGACGGCGTGCACGTGCACCCCGCCGTGCTCGCGCTCGCCTTCGCGGCGGCCCCGGGGCGCATCGCCCTCGTCACCGACGCCATGGCGGCGGCCGGGGCCCCCGACGGCGCGTACCTCCTCGGCACCCTCCCGGTCACGGTCCGCGACGGAGTCGCGACCCTCACCCCGGGCGTCGCTCCGGCAGCCGCGGCCGCTGCAGCCGGCCCCGCCCCGGGCGCCGTCGCCGACCCCGCCATCACCCCGGGCGGCGCCGCCGCCGCGGCCGGCACCTCCGCGGAGGGTGCGGGCCGAGCATCCGTCGCCCCCACCATCGCGGGCTCGACCCTCACCCAGGACGCCGCCCTGCGCACCGCCGTCGCCGCCGGCGTCGACCCCATCGCCGCCGTCACCGCACTCACCGCCACCCCCGCCCGCGTGCTCGGCCGCCCCGACCTCGGCCGCCTCGCGCCGGCCCACGCGGCCGACCTCGTCCTCCTCACCCCGACCTTCGAGGTCACCCACGTCTGGGCTGCCGGCCGCCCCGTCGCCGTCACCTGA